The sequence TTGCCTGCGTTTCTATGACTTTCCCAAACAGCACTGGCGCTCGATTCGCACCAACAACTATGTCGAACGCCTCTTCGGCGAAGTCAAGAAACGCGCTCGCTCGATGGGAGCCTTTCACAACGAGAAGACCGGAGGCTATCCTTACCCGCCTAAGGCCTTTTACACAACATTTGACAAATCACCCTCTGGTGAGGGCAGGTTCCCATACCTGCCCCGCCATAAAATCTTGACATCACCCCTCATGGCGGCTATGGAAAGCCGCCACTACGGTGAGCGGATCTTCACACTCGTAGCCGCCGAATTCTATTCGGCGGCGATCTCGTGCGCTGAACGGCAGTTGGGGTCAGGCGAAGGTCTAAGTCCTATAGCGAGTGATCAAATCCTGGGCGGCCTGATGCCCCAGACACATGCCATTGATGGGACAGCCCGTGCACCTGGGCGCGTCATGGTTAAAGCAGTAATTTGTGCCAATGTATACGAGACCGTCGTCCAAATCGCCAATGGCGTAGCCAGAGTGCAGAAGGAGTGCGTTCGGAATTCTCTGAATCTCCATTTTCGTTGGTACTCGTCGTTGCACTGCCAGGTGTTCCAGCACGACAGACCTGTATACTTCTCCAAACTCACCTGATATTTCGGTACGGGTTGATTTCTTGCCCCGGATGTTCGTTACCCGCAGGTAGTCTAATCCGCCTTTTCCCTTGCCCCTCTGTATGACATTCCACCTTTCGTAGTCTTCTATGCTTGCCCAGTCAAGTAAAAATCCGGTGCGGAACAACACACGCCCAGCATTGCTGTCTAATGGCAATTCATGCGAGAGGGGACCCCAGGTATTGCCTTTCCTTTTCGCCAGTCTGAAAGTGTAAACATACCATTTGGCAAATAAATGGCCTGCTTTATCTCCTATTGCCTTGCCCAGACCATAGCGCCTGTGATCTTTTATCTGCTGACTCATAATCTCGGCAGAAGGCCAGCTTTCGAGGTAATCCACGAGAGGCTCAATTGCGTCGTCCTGGCCTCTCTCCTTTTCCAGCAGCAGAGGGAGACATAATGCAGTGCCCCATCGAGAAACAGCATAATTCA is a genomic window of Chloroflexota bacterium containing:
- a CDS encoding transposase, coding for MAVIGAIEAKFPGAIRQRCAVHKVENILVHVPKSKQADVRNELNRIFYLANSKDEAQQEVEAFVLKWEPVISEAVECLRRDLGDCLRFYDFPKQHWRSIRTNNYVERLFGEVKKRARSMGAFHNEKTGGYPYPPKAFYTTFDKSPSGEGRFPYLPRHKILTSPLMAAMESRHYGERIFTLVAAEFYSAAISCAERQLGSGEGLSPIASDQILGGLMPQTHAIDGTARAPGRVMVKAVICANVYETVVQIANGVARVQKECVRNSLNLHFRWYSSLHCQVFQHDRPVYFSKLT